The sequence GCTTTTACAAATTCTAGGGCTTGTTGGGAATGATCTTGAACATCTCTCAAATACATCAAATTTTCTTCATTAAACCAATCGCTGTAATTTTTATAAAATTCTCCTACAAGACTACGGACAGAGGGTATCACCCTAGCAACTGAGATCATTTGTCTAAGAAGTCTGTATACCCCCTGCAAAAGTTGGGGGTCGGGTTTCTCACTCAGAGTTTCCTCCATCAGAACGAGGCTATCGCGGATTTCATCTAGAAACCCAAGATGCTGATCCACCAACAGGTCCAAAACAGCACAAAATAAAAAATCTAGTTGTAAATCACGATA comes from SAR324 cluster bacterium and encodes:
- a CDS encoding CorA family divalent cation transporter, which produces MRRGKRSYYRDLQLDFLFCAVLDLLVDQHLGFLDEIRDSLVLMEETLSEKPDPQLLQGVYRLLRQMISVARVIPSVRSLVGEFYKNYSDWFNEENLMYLRDVQDHSQQALEFVKADQEILSGMIDLYLSRMIQKTNDKMKVLAVFSLIFMLLTFIAGICGMNFEHMPELVWEFGSPMVQLFMLIIGIGIGWFLKQKDWF